A portion of the Wolbachia endosymbiont of Oedothorax gibbosus genome contains these proteins:
- a CDS encoding type IV secretion system protein VirB3 — protein MSTGSIQTDQLFKGLTRPAMLFGVSYMFAILNVLICMLIFINSNDLRVILLMLPGIHGLGYIASAKEPLFIELFMVKLGKCSRCLNRFYHGANSYDIA, from the coding sequence ATGTCCACAGGTAGTATACAAACAGATCAATTATTCAAAGGTCTTACAAGACCTGCAATGCTCTTTGGTGTGAGTTATATGTTTGCAATATTAAACGTCCTGATTTGCATGCTAATTTTCATTAATTCAAATGATTTAAGAGTGATTCTCTTAATGTTACCAGGTATACATGGACTTGGTTATATAGCTTCTGCAAAAGAACCGTTGTTTATTGAATTATTTATGGTAAAGTTAGGAAAATGCTCAAGGTGTTTAAATCGTTTTTATCATGGAGCCAATTCTTATGATATTGCTTAA
- a CDS encoding VirB4 family type IV secretion/conjugal transfer ATPase: MLRFRAVQSKNKSTLSREVHAAEFIPYSCYWNSTTLMTKENWLVKVIKLSGFAFETADDEDLVIQNNIRNQMLRSISSPAFSLYFHTIRRKKNIFSDEFASQGLPNFFANHVNLKWREKHATRQSFINDLYITIIRRADTKGVEFLSHLLKKFGHVTSKHAWESDMRATYEDLEETTNRVVTSLRNYSPKILGVKETPNGLFCEIMEFLSRIVNCGFVTNTLFPLRTEISTYLPVHRLFFGRKMIQVVTHNESKYAGIVSIKEYGNNTSAGMLDSFLQLPYEFIITQSFQFINRQMAIGKMQIQQNRMIQSADKAVSQIAEISQALDDAMSGKIAFGQHHLTILCIAKSPKSLDNALSLVESELSNCGVYPIRERVNLEPAFWAQIPGNFDYIVRKATISSLNLAGFASQHNYPTGNKFNNHWGDAVTVFDTTSGTPFFFNFHIRDVGHTMIIGPTGAGKTVLMNFLCAQAIKFSPRIFFFDKDRGAEIFLRALGGIYTVIEPRTKTNFNPLQLDDTSDNRTFLMEWVKSLISVYNDKFTSEDIARINDAIEGNFKLRKEDRFLRNLVPFLGLAGPDTLAGAISMWHDNGSHAAIFDNKEDLLDFSRARVFGFEMASLLKDPVALGPVLIYLFHRISISLDGTPSIIVLDEAWALIDNPVFAPKIKDWLKVLRKLNAFVIFATQSVEDASKSTISDTLVQQTATQIFLPNLKATSVYRDVFMLTEREYILIKHTDPSTRFFLVKQGVNAVVARIDLKDLDDIINVLSGRAESVILLHDILKEVGDNPKVWLPIFYQKVKNV, encoded by the coding sequence ATGCTGAGGTTTAGGGCTGTTCAATCAAAGAATAAATCTACTCTGAGCAGGGAAGTTCACGCTGCTGAATTTATTCCTTATTCTTGCTATTGGAATAGCACAACCTTGATGACAAAAGAAAATTGGTTGGTTAAGGTTATAAAATTAAGTGGCTTTGCATTTGAAACCGCCGATGACGAGGATTTAGTAATACAAAATAATATCAGGAACCAGATGCTAAGAAGCATTTCATCTCCGGCATTTAGTTTGTATTTTCATACTATCAGACGTAAAAAAAATATTTTTTCTGATGAATTTGCAAGTCAAGGTTTGCCGAATTTTTTCGCTAATCACGTCAATCTAAAATGGAGAGAAAAACACGCAACAAGGCAATCATTTATTAATGACCTATACATTACGATTATCCGTAGAGCGGACACAAAAGGAGTAGAATTTTTATCACATCTACTAAAAAAATTCGGACATGTAACTTCAAAACATGCTTGGGAAAGTGATATGCGTGCTACGTATGAAGATTTAGAGGAAACGACAAATCGTGTAGTGACAAGCCTTAGAAATTATTCGCCTAAAATTCTTGGAGTAAAAGAAACTCCCAATGGCCTATTTTGTGAAATAATGGAATTTTTATCCAGAATTGTAAATTGTGGCTTCGTTACAAATACACTTTTTCCGCTGAGAACTGAAATATCAACGTATTTGCCAGTACACAGATTGTTCTTTGGTCGCAAGATGATACAGGTTGTGACTCACAATGAAAGCAAATATGCTGGAATAGTTAGTATAAAAGAGTATGGAAATAATACTTCTGCAGGAATGCTTGATTCGTTTTTACAACTTCCTTACGAGTTTATAATTACGCAATCTTTTCAATTTATAAACAGGCAAATGGCGATTGGAAAAATGCAGATACAGCAAAATCGAATGATACAGTCTGCAGATAAAGCTGTTTCTCAAATAGCAGAAATTTCTCAAGCACTTGATGACGCAATGAGTGGTAAGATTGCATTTGGTCAACATCACCTGACTATTTTATGTATAGCAAAAAGTCCTAAATCATTGGATAATGCTCTGTCATTGGTAGAATCTGAGCTTTCTAATTGCGGTGTTTACCCTATTCGCGAAAGAGTTAACCTTGAACCAGCATTTTGGGCGCAAATTCCTGGTAATTTCGATTATATAGTGAGAAAAGCTACAATAAGTAGTCTTAATTTGGCTGGATTTGCATCTCAACATAATTATCCTACTGGCAATAAATTCAATAACCACTGGGGAGATGCAGTTACAGTTTTTGACACGACATCTGGTACTCCATTTTTTTTCAACTTTCATATAAGGGATGTTGGGCACACTATGATAATTGGCCCAACTGGTGCTGGTAAAACTGTTTTAATGAATTTCTTATGTGCTCAAGCGATAAAATTTTCTCCAAGGATATTCTTTTTTGACAAAGATCGCGGTGCAGAGATTTTCTTAAGAGCACTTGGTGGTATCTATACTGTAATAGAACCAAGAACTAAAACAAATTTTAATCCTTTGCAACTTGATGACACTTCTGATAATAGAACATTTTTAATGGAGTGGGTAAAGTCTTTAATTTCGGTATATAATGATAAATTTACTTCAGAAGATATTGCACGAATTAATGATGCAATTGAAGGAAATTTTAAATTAAGAAAAGAAGACAGGTTCTTGAGAAACCTTGTACCGTTTTTAGGGCTTGCAGGTCCTGATACTCTAGCTGGAGCAATATCTATGTGGCATGATAATGGTTCTCATGCTGCAATATTTGACAATAAAGAAGATTTGCTAGATTTTTCACGAGCAAGAGTATTTGGTTTTGAGATGGCTAGCTTGCTCAAGGATCCTGTTGCCCTTGGACCAGTATTGATTTATTTATTCCATAGAATTAGTATATCTCTTGATGGCACTCCATCTATTATTGTTCTGGATGAAGCATGGGCGTTAATCGATAATCCGGTTTTTGCACCTAAGATAAAAGACTGGTTGAAAGTGCTGAGAAAGTTAAATGCTTTTGTAATTTTTGCTACTCAGAGTGTTGAGGATGCAAGTAAAAGTACTATTAGCGATACGCTTGTACAACAAACAGCGACACAGATTTTTTTACCAAATCTGAAAGCTACTAGTGTCTATCGGGATGTTTTTATGTTAACTGAACGTGAGTATATATTAATTAAGCACACAGATCCAAGTACTAGATTCTTTTTGGTGAAACAAGGAGTTAATGCTGTGGTAGCTAGAATAGACTTAAAAGACTTAGATGATATAATCAACGTATTATCTGGACGTGCAGAAAGTGTCATACTGTTACATGATATATTAAAAGAAGTTGGGGACAACCCAAAAGTATGGTTGCCTATATTTTATCAGAAGGTAAAAAATGTTTAA
- a CDS encoding type IV secretion system protein: MFKTKLSLLLIAIFLLNIDFLLSYPVLADGVSGTDKTEFVSRFNSTGSFSRASNPDCGAFKTAAALAGIAIAVGAIFTGIVLIVSSAGLFTALVIVGMIAAIVGVWKAIGGLVVCEHSFVRHPVARDHDGKYKNFKLKDTGYSVYTDKNYQKEDEYFSALQGKSGKDGKQTEKEILDSNNSDTMNNEYKNYFWPKNGVQYSEYIEVCHRNPLTFGNLFGNIDFDVREKDTGYEGGSWSPKVDGALECRVLKAGQSETIHGSTFKAVRKMGRLCVELGSMRMLGIEMTPWPQGVDMGCTELPPDPLAPMCEKSVMIFKNKDGTGKEEVSIGSDNNHKTIIRNKEKEGKIFVGYDNKGCFSSYVSEACYNQAGSKSLAPIPVTSMIVQCIKESLDNLVAGKGAPNGESFISVAQKRLKNAVTAVLVLALVLFSIKAMSGGVQRPQEMYMLIIKFALVMYFTTGDAMQKHYGYLTKLSNGLSEIVLKASSESKGICNYKAEDYEYDRAGNKVSYSYLAPWDRLDCRILFYLGAPLEGIGGKIGTGGVVTLAILLGTAPVLLVAGSIIGIIFAGGQILVALVCIFMAVLMMMVILWLCYVFILSLVALSVIIILSPLFIPMVLFQHTKGYFDGWVKELITYSLYPVMLFAFLSFMFIACDKIYFKNLNFDKEEITILDNKKQWFKLKDGECDNNETTLACMMQNYSFKKSTILGLFDFTYMEFGSSLIGELLKLCLVLFLFYHFLNILPSMAAELAGNHRAALGSGSTPAQMVNKALSAAKAAAGDVGEVAKAVAEKARGAIGGGGGGGDGDSGKGSSETVK; this comes from the coding sequence ATGTTTAAGACTAAACTGTCATTGCTATTAATTGCGATATTTTTACTAAATATAGACTTTTTACTCTCATATCCAGTGCTTGCAGATGGAGTAAGTGGTACTGACAAGACAGAATTTGTTAGCAGATTTAATTCCACTGGCAGCTTCAGTCGTGCCTCTAATCCTGATTGTGGGGCGTTTAAAACAGCTGCAGCACTTGCTGGAATAGCGATTGCTGTTGGCGCAATATTTACTGGCATTGTCTTAATCGTTTCTTCTGCTGGTTTATTTACCGCTCTTGTTATTGTTGGCATGATAGCTGCAATTGTTGGAGTCTGGAAAGCTATAGGAGGACTTGTTGTTTGTGAACATAGTTTTGTTAGACACCCAGTTGCACGTGACCATGATGGAAAATATAAAAACTTTAAATTAAAAGATACAGGTTATAGTGTCTACACAGATAAAAATTATCAAAAAGAAGATGAATATTTTTCTGCATTACAAGGAAAATCAGGAAAAGATGGAAAACAAACAGAAAAAGAGATTTTAGACTCTAACAACTCGGATACTATGAATAACGAATATAAGAATTATTTTTGGCCAAAAAATGGTGTGCAATACAGTGAATATATAGAAGTATGTCATCGAAACCCTTTAACTTTTGGTAATCTTTTTGGAAATATAGACTTTGATGTTAGGGAGAAAGACACTGGATATGAAGGTGGGTCATGGTCACCGAAAGTTGATGGCGCCCTAGAATGTAGAGTTCTTAAAGCTGGGCAAAGCGAAACCATACATGGGTCAACATTTAAAGCAGTGAGAAAAATGGGCAGGTTGTGTGTGGAGCTGGGAAGTATGAGAATGCTTGGTATCGAAATGACTCCTTGGCCGCAGGGGGTTGATATGGGGTGCACGGAATTGCCACCTGATCCACTTGCTCCTATGTGTGAAAAATCTGTGATGATATTCAAAAATAAAGATGGCACAGGGAAAGAAGAAGTTTCTATTGGTAGTGATAATAACCATAAAACTATTATAAGAAATAAGGAAAAAGAAGGAAAAATTTTTGTAGGTTACGACAATAAAGGCTGTTTTAGCTCGTATGTCTCTGAAGCTTGTTACAATCAGGCAGGGAGTAAATCATTAGCTCCTATTCCCGTAACTTCTATGATAGTGCAATGCATTAAGGAATCGTTAGATAATTTAGTTGCAGGTAAAGGTGCACCAAATGGTGAGAGTTTTATATCTGTAGCACAGAAAAGGCTGAAGAACGCTGTAACTGCTGTTTTGGTTCTAGCTTTAGTACTGTTCTCTATAAAAGCCATGTCTGGTGGAGTTCAGAGACCTCAAGAAATGTATATGTTGATCATTAAGTTTGCTTTAGTGATGTATTTTACAACTGGTGATGCCATGCAGAAGCACTATGGGTATTTGACGAAGCTTTCAAATGGTTTGTCAGAAATAGTATTGAAGGCATCATCTGAAAGCAAAGGTATATGTAACTACAAAGCAGAGGATTATGAATACGATCGTGCAGGAAATAAGGTATCTTACAGTTATCTTGCTCCTTGGGACAGGCTTGATTGTAGGATTCTATTCTATTTAGGAGCACCTTTAGAAGGGATTGGTGGCAAAATTGGTACCGGAGGTGTTGTAACATTAGCAATCTTGCTTGGTACTGCTCCTGTTTTGTTAGTTGCAGGTTCGATAATCGGTATTATTTTCGCTGGTGGACAAATTTTAGTAGCTCTTGTCTGTATATTTATGGCCGTTTTGATGATGATGGTTATTTTGTGGCTGTGCTATGTATTTATTTTATCTCTAGTTGCTTTAAGTGTAATCATCATTTTATCACCTTTGTTCATTCCTATGGTTTTATTTCAACATACCAAAGGATATTTTGACGGCTGGGTGAAAGAGTTGATTACCTATAGCTTATACCCGGTTATGCTTTTTGCGTTTTTGTCCTTTATGTTCATAGCATGTGATAAAATCTATTTTAAAAATTTAAATTTTGACAAAGAAGAGATCACAATATTAGACAATAAAAAACAGTGGTTCAAATTGAAAGATGGTGAATGTGATAACAATGAAACTACTCTAGCGTGTATGATGCAAAACTACAGCTTTAAAAAGAGCACTATACTTGGTCTATTTGATTTTACATACATGGAATTTGGCAGCTCTCTCATCGGAGAATTATTAAAATTGTGTCTAGTGTTATTCCTCTTTTACCACTTTTTAAACATTCTGCCTAGCATGGCTGCTGAACTTGCTGGTAACCATAGAGCAGCACTCGGTTCTGGTAGTACACCTGCACAAATGGTGAACAAAGCTTTATCTGCTGCTAAAGCTGCTGCTGGGGATGTTGGTGAAGTTGCTAAAGCTGTTGCTGAGAAGGCAAGAGGCGCTATTGGAGGAGGAGGTGGTGGTGGAGATGGAGATAGTGGTAAAGGTTCCAGCGAAACTGTTAAATAA
- a CDS encoding type IV secretion system protein, translated as MLKRLSNQNLGKLCISFVVLFLLSGCGEDHCIKPENLSGLREKLDIVSTEQKWVDSGVYISDRIRVTEINIVPSNINFCPKQYADFAIRSGTNSVTLPFALEAGDTISFSVIGSKVCKDKESETKIRYVKIDEKCSEKEEEYFAHVLNREECQDGICPNKFMIGSAKWLSGQEYWSSNFSKSDQDERKKEIKSIINSIKQGENIDCSKLSDSSASKIDTHILNLACQNMCYYHNQNCVQIESNTVDDGRVARELANALAVGNDEASKGKAIKKTVDRIREKGVSTYIPSLVVSMQEEDFERVRNDGIRTNYDHEVKGNHHQGENLTFTLGTGGKGGFNIRVIKNHSLENSLYISVSDKFPEREPDENQGDILVDISKVHDTEYMEGLKEKLKDKSGTIYYGIRDHGCDYKNEGQFSINLTTKEPPTRTFSAIYNFFDEKVKTAFFGSSYKDSNAIHSDTSPVKSLYESFIKSSKTNTIRSTIISLLVLYITLYTLYYFFGLTHISIYEFLIICVKIGIIVQLLQDNSWNFFYNNAFSMLINTPKQLIEIANFRGTTSNVFEFLDLPLNRFLSSHSVLLIVSLIFSGPLGIVSFCLVIWGLITVSLSILNALFSFITSIAIVALLLSLAPIFIICLLFAYTRQMFHNWVKNLARFAIHPVVLLIFISLISQVMDYIVYSVFNFEVCTTCILSINLKIFNPCIFYGYASKYTPNITAMMAFVILGHAMKALVEASSKISDSLFGVYVQNELGKEYQQSLMGTVGLDEQSAQRRAGSASQQSGTPSQRPQIPQRAQGPQGPKIPGGS; from the coding sequence ATGCTTAAACGTTTAAGTAACCAAAACTTGGGTAAGCTATGCATAAGTTTTGTGGTACTTTTTTTATTGTCTGGATGCGGGGAGGATCACTGTATTAAGCCAGAAAATTTATCAGGTTTGCGTGAAAAACTAGATATAGTGTCAACAGAGCAGAAGTGGGTTGACTCTGGTGTCTATATCTCAGATAGAATAAGAGTAACAGAAATTAATATAGTGCCTAGCAATATTAATTTTTGTCCTAAGCAGTATGCAGATTTTGCAATTAGATCTGGAACAAATTCCGTTACATTACCATTTGCACTTGAAGCTGGTGATACGATAAGCTTTAGTGTTATTGGAAGTAAAGTATGTAAAGATAAAGAGAGTGAGACAAAAATCAGGTATGTAAAAATTGATGAAAAGTGCAGCGAGAAAGAAGAGGAGTATTTTGCACATGTTTTAAATCGAGAAGAATGTCAGGATGGAATATGTCCTAACAAATTCATGATAGGCAGCGCAAAGTGGCTGTCCGGGCAAGAGTACTGGAGTTCAAATTTTTCGAAGTCAGATCAAGATGAAAGAAAAAAGGAAATTAAAAGTATTATCAACTCTATAAAACAAGGAGAAAATATAGATTGCAGCAAGCTTTCAGATAGCAGTGCAAGTAAGATAGATACGCACATTTTAAATCTTGCATGTCAAAACATGTGTTATTATCATAACCAAAATTGCGTTCAGATAGAGTCTAATACTGTAGATGATGGCCGTGTGGCTAGAGAACTTGCTAACGCTTTAGCTGTTGGTAACGATGAAGCAAGTAAAGGAAAAGCTATCAAGAAGACTGTGGATCGTATAAGAGAAAAGGGGGTAAGTACTTACATTCCATCATTAGTAGTGTCAATGCAGGAAGAAGATTTTGAACGTGTGAGAAACGATGGTATACGCACTAACTATGATCATGAAGTGAAGGGCAATCATCACCAAGGTGAGAATTTAACTTTCACCCTTGGTACTGGAGGCAAGGGTGGTTTCAATATAAGAGTAATAAAGAACCACAGTCTAGAAAATAGTTTATATATAAGCGTTTCTGATAAATTTCCTGAGCGTGAGCCCGATGAAAACCAGGGAGATATACTCGTAGACATTAGCAAAGTTCATGATACTGAGTATATGGAAGGCTTAAAAGAAAAGTTAAAAGACAAAAGTGGCACCATATATTACGGAATAAGAGACCATGGCTGCGATTACAAAAATGAAGGTCAGTTTAGCATTAACCTAACAACTAAAGAGCCACCTACAAGAACTTTTAGTGCAATATATAATTTCTTTGATGAAAAAGTGAAAACTGCATTTTTTGGTTCTAGTTATAAAGACTCTAACGCAATTCACTCTGATACTAGTCCTGTAAAGTCTCTCTACGAAAGTTTTATAAAATCAAGCAAAACAAATACCATTAGATCCACGATAATATCACTGTTAGTATTATACATAACCTTATACACCCTTTACTACTTTTTTGGTTTAACTCATATTTCTATATATGAGTTTTTAATTATATGCGTAAAGATAGGAATCATCGTCCAGCTATTGCAGGATAATAGCTGGAATTTTTTTTATAACAATGCATTCTCTATGCTTATTAACACTCCAAAACAACTAATAGAAATAGCAAATTTTAGAGGTACGACATCAAATGTTTTTGAATTCCTTGATTTGCCGCTCAATAGGTTCTTGTCATCGCATTCAGTATTGTTAATAGTATCTCTTATATTTTCTGGCCCTTTGGGCATTGTATCTTTTTGCTTGGTGATTTGGGGGTTAATCACAGTGAGCTTATCTATTCTCAACGCCTTATTTTCTTTTATTACATCTATAGCAATAGTTGCGTTACTGCTTTCTTTAGCGCCTATTTTTATTATTTGTCTTTTATTTGCGTATACTAGGCAGATGTTTCACAACTGGGTTAAAAATTTAGCAAGGTTTGCAATTCATCCAGTAGTGCTTTTAATTTTTATATCACTGATAAGTCAGGTTATGGATTATATTGTGTATTCAGTGTTTAATTTTGAGGTCTGCACTACATGTATACTTAGTATTAATCTAAAGATTTTTAACCCTTGTATTTTTTATGGTTATGCTTCCAAATATACACCCAATATTACCGCTATGATGGCTTTTGTTATTTTGGGACACGCTATGAAAGCTTTAGTTGAAGCTTCTTCGAAAATATCTGACTCGTTGTTTGGTGTTTATGTGCAAAACGAACTTGGAAAAGAATATCAACAAAGCTTAATGGGAACAGTAGGGTTAGATGAACAAAGCGCTCAAAGAAGAGCAGGAAGTGCTTCTCAACAATCAGGTACGCCAAGTCAAAGGCCTCAAATACCGCAAAGGGCTCAAGGACCTCAAGGGCCTAAGATACCAGGGGGCTCATAA
- a CDS encoding type IV secretion system protein: protein MISKRSLLFILCFAITGCNMDCVEPGLQSRNTSVNVDVPVHKADKIHWVDSGQVISKGEEIKFTLDGSVNFCPSKEGKNPRKVVVPAVFCADGSIPNYSSKLINNSGLDEQEVCKNVGFGNSQSYSKRRYVDTGIKVNPGDKLSFSLIPREMTIDYDNPGGKGISFDDNCYNTQEGDKKATIKDMLNGGTFFCGNNGKRTEVKFPQLSKENMEERKVLVGNGYTPYDNKVHFNFRHIDEQTGKPWMNGALLDLRRTKIGLDELCNGKNCDFNEIKKYSSYELNCYYQNMCYTKEGISRPGSCVSSIRYKKYDKGNRCDMYSHLKEVEDKLKQINVDFTSNTEEDISWAEALVAKIGGSDNKDGGAKGAQCLPKEKGAGESDKRKGYDYVRKCSKTSDDFEDFSLRLNHDYEVNQGIKSGSDVMLAIASNGKYYLHRGGYHVKVTRSCQYINGEKLYMYLGDEPPKDLHGVGTNDFKVVGVRKRVNGKDEYTILDVINGEHFQNGESKKIYFGIDVSNVEKDDITDKNGKYYENNKYTVNLFLKRKINDFISSNINKIFDFITAGGGDTVKDLYEGYRKGLFQGVRALLTLYVIFTVVGYMLGTIQLSKFDFIVRMFKIAFIAFAFSDRSWELFGTTLSKLFVGGSIYLVDSFSGYVGEGGRKFAFLDLTVGVLFTAETWLKFLSLMLSGPFGFIAFLTILYATYVFLECIVSATFKYVISTVLVAFLLSLTPLFIVFILFQQTKSLFDNWIKTLAHVAVQPVILFSSLSLLNQLMYSVLYNLTNFSACYQCLISVNFLSYDLCLMKSILPLGYSPGTNVDVALSTGERASGHFAALPIDLIQAFIYLIIAGAMEAFVSISEAMAQALFSSGFGVAGSVGQVARSASQAILSTVGLDDKTQGMIQNVKQQMSKDRGKIEARLPDTPKQPDKKEDSKGSSDKTTGDRSKTLTQLDQQKNPDETIRSDPSAKAKNKEKNGEE from the coding sequence ATGATAAGTAAAAGATCGTTATTATTTATATTATGTTTCGCAATCACTGGTTGTAACATGGATTGTGTCGAACCTGGGTTGCAGAGCAGAAACACCAGCGTTAATGTGGATGTTCCAGTTCATAAAGCAGATAAGATCCATTGGGTTGATTCTGGTCAGGTAATTAGTAAGGGTGAGGAAATCAAATTCACCCTCGATGGATCAGTAAATTTTTGCCCTTCTAAAGAAGGCAAAAATCCAAGGAAAGTAGTTGTACCTGCTGTGTTTTGTGCTGATGGTTCAATACCAAATTACAGTAGTAAGTTAATTAATAATTCTGGTCTTGACGAACAAGAAGTGTGTAAGAATGTAGGGTTCGGAAACAGTCAATCCTATAGTAAGAGACGTTATGTTGATACTGGAATTAAAGTAAATCCAGGTGATAAGTTAAGCTTCAGCTTAATCCCTAGAGAGATGACAATTGATTATGATAATCCGGGAGGAAAGGGAATCAGCTTTGATGACAATTGTTATAACACTCAAGAAGGAGATAAAAAAGCTACAATAAAAGACATGCTCAATGGAGGAACGTTCTTTTGTGGGAACAATGGTAAAAGGACTGAAGTAAAATTTCCTCAGCTTAGCAAAGAAAACATGGAAGAAAGAAAAGTGCTAGTTGGCAATGGCTACACTCCATATGATAATAAGGTGCATTTTAACTTCAGACATATTGACGAGCAAACAGGAAAGCCATGGATGAATGGTGCGTTATTAGATTTACGACGAACTAAGATAGGATTGGACGAATTATGTAATGGAAAAAACTGCGATTTTAACGAAATAAAAAAGTACAGCTCTTATGAGCTTAACTGTTACTATCAAAATATGTGCTATACTAAAGAGGGTATAAGTCGTCCGGGGAGTTGCGTCTCTTCTATAAGGTATAAGAAGTACGATAAAGGAAATAGATGTGATATGTATTCTCACCTTAAAGAGGTTGAAGATAAGCTTAAGCAGATTAACGTTGATTTTACATCAAACACTGAAGAAGATATTTCCTGGGCTGAAGCTCTTGTTGCAAAAATTGGCGGCAGTGACAACAAAGATGGTGGTGCTAAGGGTGCTCAATGTCTTCCAAAGGAAAAGGGTGCAGGCGAAAGTGATAAGCGAAAAGGGTATGATTATGTGCGTAAGTGTTCAAAAACCAGTGATGATTTTGAGGATTTTTCTTTAAGGTTGAACCATGATTATGAAGTAAATCAAGGTATAAAGTCCGGTAGTGATGTAATGCTTGCTATAGCAAGTAATGGCAAATACTACCTTCATAGAGGTGGGTACCATGTTAAAGTGACTAGATCATGTCAATACATTAATGGCGAAAAACTGTATATGTATTTGGGTGATGAGCCACCTAAAGATTTGCATGGTGTGGGAACTAATGATTTCAAAGTGGTAGGAGTGAGAAAAAGAGTAAACGGAAAAGATGAGTACACCATATTAGATGTAATAAACGGAGAACACTTTCAGAACGGAGAATCTAAGAAGATATATTTTGGTATTGATGTAAGCAATGTGGAGAAAGATGACATTACAGACAAAAATGGCAAATATTACGAAAACAATAAGTACACAGTAAATTTATTTCTAAAAAGAAAAATAAACGATTTTATTTCATCGAATATAAACAAGATATTTGATTTTATAACAGCAGGAGGTGGAGACACTGTTAAAGATTTATATGAAGGATATAGAAAGGGCCTGTTTCAAGGAGTAAGAGCTTTACTTACTCTATACGTTATATTTACTGTTGTTGGCTATATGCTTGGAACAATACAGCTAAGTAAATTTGATTTCATTGTAAGAATGTTCAAGATAGCATTTATAGCTTTTGCCTTTAGCGATAGAAGCTGGGAACTTTTTGGTACAACTTTGTCCAAACTTTTCGTAGGTGGTAGCATTTATTTAGTTGATAGCTTTTCTGGCTATGTAGGAGAAGGGGGGAGAAAATTTGCATTCTTAGACTTAACAGTAGGAGTATTATTCACAGCAGAAACATGGCTGAAGTTTTTATCGTTAATGCTCTCTGGTCCTTTTGGCTTTATTGCATTTTTGACAATACTCTACGCTACTTATGTGTTCTTAGAATGCATTGTTAGCGCTACGTTTAAATATGTAATATCTACTGTTCTAGTGGCGTTTTTACTGTCATTAACACCTTTGTTTATCGTGTTTATTTTATTTCAACAGACTAAGTCCTTGTTTGATAATTGGATAAAAACGCTGGCTCACGTTGCAGTACAACCAGTTATTTTATTTTCATCTTTATCTCTTTTAAATCAGCTGATGTATTCAGTTTTATACAACCTCACAAATTTTTCTGCATGCTATCAATGTTTAATTAGCGTAAATTTCTTATCGTATGATCTATGCCTAATGAAATCAATACTACCTCTTGGATACAGTCCTGGCACTAATGTTGATGTTGCACTCAGTACCGGAGAAAGAGCTAGTGGACACTTTGCAGCATTACCTATAGACCTAATCCAGGCGTTTATATACCTCATTATTGCCGGTGCAATGGAAGCTTTTGTTTCTATATCGGAAGCTATGGCACAAGCACTATTCAGCTCTGGTTTTGGGGTTGCTGGCAGTGTTGGTCAAGTTGCTCGCAGTGCATCACAAGCTATACTGTCAACCGTTGGCCTTGATGATAAGACCCAAGGTATGATACAGAATGTCAAGCAACAAATGAGTAAAGATCGGGGAAAAATTGAGGCTAGATTACCTGACACGCCAAAGCAACCAGACAAAAAAGAAGATTCTAAAGGAAGTTCTGATAAAACAACAGGTGATAGATCTAAAACACTAACACAATTAGATCAGCAAAAAAATCCTGATGAAACAATAAGAAGTGACCCTAGTGCTAAAGCTAAAAACAAGGAAAAAAATGGAGAGGAGTAA